The sequence ACGGAGCGCGCGGTCAACACCTACCGGCGGATGGTGGACGATTTTCCGGAGCTGAGAGGGTTGCTCAACTCGCAAGGCAAGGAGATCCTGTCCGTCTCCGGATATGCCTATACGCGCCCAGTGATCGAGCAGGACGACGCGGAAGGCTACGGGAAAAACCGCCGGATCGACCTGCGGTTCGTAATGGAGGCGGACCGGCGCGAGCGCCTGACCCAGGTGCTGTCCCTGCTCGACGAGATGCAGCGGAAGGTCGAGCAATTGCGCTCGTCCCCCGAACAACCGGACCGGCGCAGCGGCGACCCGCGGGACGGTGCGCCGTGAAGACGGCATTCAAGGATGCGATTGCGGATGTGCTGCTGCGCCACGGCGGACGGGTGGGCCGGGAGCCGGTTGTGAGGATTACCGAGGTCGTCGACAAGCTGCCCGACGATATCGGTGCGCTGCGAGCGCCCAAGGATTACGACGCGCTCTCACGGCATCTGGCGGCGCTATTGCGCGGCGGCCATGCCCTGAAGCCGCGTCAGGCGCGCGATACGGCTTGGTGCCTTTGGGGAACGGCGGAGGAAATCGCAGCAGATCCTGCAGCGCTGGAGCCTTTCCTTCAGCAGATGCGCGAGCTGAAGAACAAGTCGGCGACGCGCGCGCTTGTTCTTTCCTATCTCGTCAGCTTCCACGAGGATAGGCCCGGGCTTTCGGCGGTAGCGGCAGCCTTGCAGGATCTGGCCAGCGTTGCCGGCGCGCCGTTCGACGACCTTGCCGAGCGGCTACGTCTGTTTGACGTCGCCGAAGGCCCGGCGATGCTGGGCGAGGCGGCGGTGGCCGAGCGCCGCTCGCCGCGCGCTCTGCTCGAGGTTCAGAGGGTGCAGATGGAACTGGTTCTCGCCGGGGGCTTCGTGGAGGCGAGCACCCGAAGGGCACTGGAGCGTGTGGCGGGGGATGCGCGGCTGTCGCCGGCCGAACGGCTCGATTTCGTGGGTCGCATCTCGTTGCGCCCCCAGACGCAGACATTGCTCTACCTGGAGCACAAGAGCCTTGTCGCCAACGCGTTACTGCTGCCGTTCGAAGCCGAGCGACCGGAAAAGGAGCATCGCGACCGCATTCTCAACTTCCTCGTCTCGGTGCAGGGCATCGGCGATCCGCGGACGCGCAGCGGCAACTGGGTGAACATGCCGCGTGCCCGCGAGATCGCGATCTCCTGGCTGACGGAGCAGGCCTTGCGCCAGTTCCTCGATGTGGTGGAGGCGGTCAACCCCAACGAGAATTGGCCGTATCGGCGGCGGTTCTGGGAGGGGATGCATGGCAATGGCGTCATCTCCGCCGCCTGGGTCGTTCTCGACAGCCAGGGCACCCGGGAAGCACGGCGCCGTTTCGGCCGCAACACGTCGTTCGCCGAATTTGAGACGGGCGGAACCCAGGCCGGACACGCGGTGCTGATGCTGCGGATCGGCACGGGCGTGTGTGTGGAATGGAGCTTTAACGGTCAATGTCGCTTCTGGAACGACCATTCGCGCGAGGGGGCTCCGCAGCTTTTCAAGGACCGCTATGACGCGGAATTCCTGCGCACCGGCAAACGCTACGCCCCTGTGCTGGAGGTCCGGCATATGCCGCACACCGGTCCGAATGCCTGGCAGCACAAGGTCGCCCAGCACATCACACGGATAACGGGCATCCGCTTTTCTCCGAAGGACTACATGTGATGCGGTTTCGTTGCACGGAGCGGCCGGAGGGCATGCTGGTTTCTGCGTCGCGGCGAAGGCTGCTGGGGTCGCGGGAGGTACCTCCCGCCGAGTGGCCTGCCGTTGCCGGCACCGGGCATGCTGCCGGGCGATATCTTCTCGCCCTGGCGGAGAGCGGCGAGGCCCGATTCGACGAGAACGGCGTGCTGCTGCCTCATGCCGCGGTTGCGGCCTTGCCGTCCTCCGTTGCCGAGGCCGTCGGCCTGCCGCCGCTTGCCAACCTGTCGGTGACCTTGTCGTTCGAGGGCATCATGACGGACCCGGCCGCCAGGATCCGGACGCGCTGGTACGATGCCGATACGCGTTGGGTGCGCATGGAGCGTGAGGGTGCCGTCGCCAAATGGGGCCCGCGGGGAGGGCGGCTGTCGCAGGCCCTGTTCGAGCTGAGCGAAGCGGTCGATGCCTATAACGCCACCCAAGGCAGGGACGCCGAGGAGCGCATCGCGGCCTGGGCGCCGGTGCAGGCGGCTCTGCGCAAGACGACCGGAACGGAGCTGGAGACCGGGGACGATTATCTCACGAGCCTCACCATCTATCAGGCCGGGGCCGTCGCGCTCGATGTGTTCGAGACGTCCTACGGCCTTGACTTCCTGCCCGTGGTCATGGCGAAGGACAAGGTGGAGAGCGGTCCCGACGACGGCCCCGACCTGCCGGCTGACGAAGAGGCCGTCGCCTCGGCCCAGCGAGACCTGGTGGCGGACGCATTGCTTCCTCCCGATCTCCAGAGGCGGTTTGCGCGCGAGCTCTTTTCTGGCGAGGCGCGCAGCCATGACGCCTATGTGCTGGACCGAGGGAGCTATCTGGTCCTGGAGCCCGACCTGAAGACCGCACTGGATGTGGTCCGTCGCAAGCGGGCGGCGCCCAGGGAAGAGAGGGTGGCGTTCCTGAGGAACCCGCGCCCGGCGCTCGCCGCCGCTCTCGGCGAAGATGCCGAGGATCGGGCCGGCGCCTTGCTGGTCGAAACCTGGCAGTATTCGCAGCGTGTTCTCGGTCTCGGGCTCTGGACGCCTCCGGCCATGCCCTGGCTGAAGAACCAGGCGGGTCAATGGCTGCCGGAACGCTTTCCCCTGACGGTCGGCAAACGCACGATCGAGGTCGATCAATCGTCGTTCGGGGAGTTGAAGACCGGCCTTGCAGAAGCAAGGGCGGAGGGCGAGGAAGCACTCGACTTTCAGGGAGAGGCCCTGCGCTGCGCGGATGTCGAGGAGGCCTTTGTGCGCGTCGGCCTGGACGCGGCCGGCAACGAGATTGCCGAAGCGCCCGGCGAGGAGGCCGGGGGAGACGGCGGCGACCAGCAGCAGCTCGGCGACACCGGCACGGGTGAGGATCCGACGGAGTCTCATCGCCTGGTCATCTACCAGAACCTGGAAGGCCAGGAGTTCGAGATCTCCTATCAGCCACGCGAGGTGTCGATCCCGCGTGAATTTCCGGCTCTGCCGCTGGTGCGCAGCCGCCCTAAGCCGCATCAGGTGGCCGGGTTCGACTGGCTCGTGGAAAGCTACCGGCAGGGCTGGCCGGGTGTCCTGCTTGCCGACGACATGGGGCTCGGCAAGACCTTTCAGGCCCTCGCCTTTCTCGCGTGGCTCAAGGCGAACAGGCGGGCGCTGGGCACGTACGCCGGCGCACGCAACAGGCCGGCACTGGTGGTTGCTCCGACCGCCCTGCTGCGCAATTGGGCATCGGAGGCCGAACTGCATCTCGGGCCCGACGCGCTTGGCCGGCGCGTCGATGCGTTCGGGGCGGGACTGCGCCGGCTGCGCACGCCGCGCGACGCATCGCAGGCGGAAGAAAGCGCGCTCGATCTCGTCGAGCTTCGCCGGGCGGACTGGATCCTGACCACCTACGAGACGCTCGCAAACTATCACCGCGCGTTTGCGCGGATCGGTTTCTCCGTCGCCGTGTTCGACGAGGCGCAGAAGATCAAGTCGCCCGGCGCCATCAACACCCAAAGCGCCAAGGCGATGAACGCGGATTTCGTCCTTGCCTTGACAGGTACGCCCATCGAAAACCGTCTCGCCGACCTGTGGTGCATCATGGACCGGGTCGTGCCCGGCTATCTGGGCGATCTCAAGGGCTTTGTCTCGACCTACGAGGAGGGAACGCCGGAGGACCTGAAGCGGCTGAAGGCGCGCCTCGACGAGCCGCCGACCCCGGAGCGGTCGCCGGTGCTGATGCGGCGCATGAAGGCGGAGATCCTCGAGGGACTGCCGGCGCGGTCGGAGAGCAGGGTAATCGTGCAGATGCCGCCGGCACAGGCCGAAGCCTATGAACAGGCGTTGGCGCGGGCGCGCGCCGGCGGCGGCAGCCAGGGCGAGATGCTGCGCGCGATCCACGCCTTCCGGGGTATCTCGCTGCACCCGGACGGAGCCGCCAACTGCGACCCTCTCGACCCGGCATCCGTCAACGACTGGCTGTCCCGTTCGGCACGGTTGCGGCATGCGGTGGAGGTCTTGCAGCACCTGGTTCAGGCGGGCGAGAAGGCGCTGGTCTTCGTGGAGGATCTCGAGGTGCAGAAATGCTTCGCGGCGGCTATTGCCACCCGCCTCGGGCTGTCCCGGCAACCTGCCATCATCAACGGCCAGGTTGCAGGCGAGAAGCGGCTTGAGATCGTTGATCGTTTCCAGGCCTCGGAGAGTGGGTTCGATCTCCTGGTCCTGTCACCGAAGGCGGCGGGCATCGGCCTGACGATCACGGCGGCCAATCACGTCATCCACCTGTCGAGATGGTGGAACCCGGCGATCGAAGACCAGTGCAACGACCGCTGCTACCGCATCGGACAGCACCGCCCGGTGACGGTCCATATTCCGCTGGCCGTTCATCCGGTGCTCGGCGAAGCCTCGTTCGACGTGAAGCTCGATGCGCTGCTGGAGCGCAAGCGCCTGCTGTCCCGGGAAATGCTGATGCCCCCGGTGTCCGATGGCGACGTCGAGGCGCTTTTTTCCCAGACGATCGGAGGCGAGGCGGGTCAGGGAAGCCCGGCTTCGGCCAGGTAAGGGGAGGGGGCGGTCGGCGCGTCGCCGATGCGCGAAGAGCGGGTCAGGATGAGCCGTCGCCTTGCGCGGGTCATGGCGACGTAAAACAGCCGTCGCTCCCCCTCCAGCGCGCGTTCCGTCCTGGCGCTGCGCAGCGGCCAGATGCCGTCGACGGTATCGAGCATGACGACGGTATCGAACTCGCGTCCCTTGGCGCGCAGCGCAGTCATCAGATGGACCGGCTTGCGCCACTCCTCGCTGGTCCCGTCCTCGGCATCCGAACCCGGCAGACGCACGAGGGTGTCCTTTGCCTTTTCCAGGTCGTCGACAAAGCCCTGGAAGTCGTCGCCATAGCTGGCGGAGAACTCCGCAAGATAGGCGAAGGGCGGATCCGCAAGAAAGATGTCTTCTGCACTGCGGCCATGATCCTGCCGGAACCCGGCATACAGATTGCTGAGCGCCTCGATGGCGGCCCGCACGTTGGGCGCATGAATGAGCTTGCGCAAGCGGATCGCGAAGTCCTGGGCGGTCTTGCCCTCGTCCTTCTTGCCGCGGATCGTTCCGTCATAGATCTCGAGCCGGTCGATGGCTTCTTCGTAGGACTTGGGCCGTGCTGCCCTCAGGTGCCGCGCCATCGCATCGGCCTCGGCCTTTCGCAGCGGGTACCGCTGGACGGAGTTGCACAGACCCATGACGTCTTCGACGATGGTCGGCAAGGCGATGCCGAAGCCGGCGAGCGTGCGGGTGCGCAGCGCCGCCAGAAGCCGGTCGAAGGTTCCGGAGAGGAAGAGGTGGAGGTCCTCGGCGGCGCAAAAGGGAATGTCCTCGCGTGCCAGAAGGATCTGGTAGGGGATCAGCTGAGCGCGCTTGCGCGACAGAAGAGCCATCCGCGCACCGGGCATTTCCGCACCGACGAATTGGCGTATTTCGCAAAGAACGTTTTCCACGGAGTCGAGAAACGTCTCCCCCCGGTACATCAGCGTTTCCGCATCGACCTGCGAGACGGGGTGGACGACCTTGTCGACGCGGCGCGTGTTATGGGAGATTAGCCTTGCGGATTTCTGCACGATATTGCGCGGACTGCGATAGTTCCGCTCAAGGATGCAGGTCCTGAACTTGCGTCCCAGATGGCGCTCGGGCTCGAGGATGAAGTCGGGCGCTGCGCCGCGCCATTCGAAGATCGCTTGATCGTCGTCGCCGACGATCGTGACCGCCGATCGGTTGAGTTCGGCAACGGTGAGGATCAGCGCGAGATCCAGCGGATTTATGTCCTGGAATTCGTCGACGAAGATGTCGGTGATCCGGGTTTCCTCGTCCGGCAGGACGCCGGACGCCAGCTGGCGTCGCTGGTCGAGCCAGGCCCCGTATTTCTGGTCCTCCAGCGTGAAGGAGCTGGTCGCATATTGCTGGATGCAGGCGGCATTGAAGAAGGGCAGGGCGATCTCGAGAAAGCTCTCCCAGCGGCGATCCGTGAGGATGCCGAGATCGTCGAACTTCGCGATGTAGTCTTCCAGAAGCGGCAGAAGGCCGAGCTGGTCGAGCGCGTCGAGGCGGTCATCGGCCATGCGGCGCGAGCCGTCCTCATGGTCGAATCCGAGCGTCTTCATCAGGTCCAGCAGGTTGGCCAGAAGCCTGGGCAGCTTGAAAGGCTGGTCCTTCATACCCTTGTCGAGCGCGGGAACGGCCGCGTAGGCGGGGGCGAGCAGGGTCTTGACCAGGGTGGAACGGTCGAACTCGGACACATGCAGCCGTGGCGGCGCGGCAAGCGCGCGCAGTCGCCGGTGTCCCCAGCCGTTGAGCGTGACGATATCGGCGTGCGCCGCGGCGCCGGCGAAGACCGGATCGCTTAGTCTGCTGCGCAACTCGTCGCGGGCCGCGCGGGTGAAGGAGACGACGAGGAATGAGGCGTTGCCGCCCCGGCGGCGATGAAGCTCGGCGCAGCGATGGAGCAGCGACAAGGTCTTGCCGCTGCCTGCCGGCGCCAGAAGGCGGATATCGGGCTCCGGGGCGTTGACAAAGGCAAGCTGGGCAGCGTCCAGACCGCCTGCCGAGAAAAGGGCTGCTTCAGCGTCGGGCAAGACCGCGCCTCCTGAAAAAACATAGCGTTATGCAGGCATCATATCTCATCTTCGTCGCCGCGAAAGAGGTGGTGCGCGAGGTGAACTGCGAGTCGATATGATACCGGTACAGCAGCCACAATTCGGATCCTTCGTCACATGGATAGTCGGTCCTGCGTCTTGGATCATCGCTGCCAAGGGCTATGCAGCTAGCAGTTCGGATCCGCCGATCAGGAGCGTGCGGCGGGAGAAACTGTTTTGGATCGTCTGATTTTCCGTTCGAGATTGCTTGCGTGGACTGACAGGTCAGAGATTGGCCCGCCTGAGGCGCAAGGCGTTGGCGATCACCGAGACTGAGGACAGGCTCATCGCCGCCGCCGCAATCATCGGCGAAAGCAGAAGGCCGGTAGCGGGGTAGAGCAGTCCTGCTGCGATGGGGACGCCAAGCGCGTTGTAAGCAAAGGCGAAGAACAGGTTCTGCTTGATGTTGCGCAAGGTGGCACGGGCCAGCTTGCGCGCACGCACGATGCCCATCAGGTCACCGCCCAGCAGGGTGATGCCTGCGCTTTCCATCGCAACATCGGCCCCGGTGCCCATGGCGATGCCGACATCGGCAGCGGCCAGCGCGGGGGCATCGTTCACCCCGTCGCCTGCCATGGCGATCTTGTGACCGTCGCGGCGCAACTGGTCGATCAGGTCCTTCTTGGCCTCGGGCAGGATGCCCGCGCGCACCTCGTCGATCCCGAGTTTGCCTGCCACTGCCTGCGCCGTGCGCTCGTTGTCGCCCGTCGCCATGATGACCTGCAGCCCTTGTGCGTGCAGTTCGCGGATCGCCTGAGCCGTAGTGTCCTTTATCGGGTCGGCCACAGCCACGATACCGACAAGCGCGTCATCGACGGCAATGAACATGGCCGTCTTGCCTTCGGCGCGCAGAGCGTCGGCCCTCGTTTCGGCTGCACCCGTATCCAGACCCAGTTCCCGCATCATCGCGGCATTGCCGAGCGCCACCGCGCGTTCGCCGACCTTGCCACGCACGCCCTTGCCGGTGATGGCGTCGAAGTCTGCCGCCTCCTGACGCGGGGCACCCTGCGCCTCGGCGCCTTCGACGATCGCTTCGGCCAACGGGTGTTCCGAGCCGCGCTCGAGCGCCGCGGCTAGCGACACCAGGTCCGTCTCGGTCAGATCGCCGAGCGCAATCGTATCCGTCAGTTTCGGTTTGCCCCTGGTCAGGGTGCCGGTCTTGTCGACGATCAGCGTGTCGACCCCCGCCATGCGTTCCAACGCCTCGGCATCCTTGATCAGAACGCCCGCTTGTGCGCCGCGCCCTGCTGCCGTGGTGATGGAGATTGGTGTCGCGAGACCGAGTGCACAGGGACAAGCGATGATCAACACCGACACAGCCGAGGCGATGGCGAAGACCAGCGCGGGCTCGGGGCCAACGGCCAGCCAGGCGACGAAAGCGACGATTGCGATGGCCACCACAGTCGGTACGAACACCGCCGACACCCGGTCGGCCAGCCCCTGGATCGGCGCGCGGGACCGTCGCGCGTTCGACACCATCGCGACGATCTGCGCCAGAACGGTATCAGATCCGACCTTACCAGCCTCGATCACGAGGGAGCCATTCTTGTTGATCGTGGCCCCGGTTACCGCATCGCCTGGGCCTTTTTCCATTGGCATAGACTCGCCGGTCAGCATGCTTTCGTCCAGCGACGAGCGGCCCGCGATCACGATGCCGTCGACCGGGACGGCATCTCCGGGGCGCACGCGCAGACGGTCGCCCTCCATGATATTCTCCAGCGGTGCGTCATATTCTGTCCCATCGGGCAGGATCCGCCGCGCGGTCTTCGGCGCCAAATCCAGAAGTGCGCGGATCGCGTCTCCGGTGCGCTCGCGGGCGCGCAGCTCGAGAACCTGGCCCACGAAGACCAGCGCCACGATCACGACCGCCGCCTCGAAGTAGGTGCCGACGCCATGGCCCATCCGGTACTGTTCCGGAAACATGCCCGGCAGGAAGGTGGCGACGATCGAGTAAAGGTAGGCCGCAGCAACGCCGATGCTGATCAGGGTCCACATGTTTGGGCTGCGGTTCACGATCGAGTCCCAGCCGCGCCGGAAGAATGGCAGCGCCGCCCAGAGGATGATCGGCGTGGCCAGCACGAATTCCAGATAGCTGGCCGTCTGGTGCCCGACCCACTCGCGCACCGGCAGCGCCACCAGTTCGCCCATGGTCAGGATGACGAGCGGCACCGCCGCGGCAACTGAGATCCACATTCGGCGGGTGAAGTCGGTCAATTCCTCGCTGGGTTCATCCGAGGGCACCATTGGCTCGAGCGCCATGCCGCAGATCGGACAGGATCCCGGCGCATCGCGAACGATTTCGGGATGCATCGGGCAGGTGTACTGGACGTTGGCCGGAACAGCCTTGTTCTGTCCGGCGGCGCGACCCGAAGCATAGAACCACGGGTCCGCCTTGAACTTTGTCTGGCACTTCTGCGAGCAGAAATGGAAGGTCTCGCTCTGGAACTCGGCGCGACGTCCGTCCGGGCTGACCGTGACCGTCATCCCGCAGACCGGGTCCGTTGCCGTCTCCGTCCCTGCCAGGATGTTAGGCGCCGCGTCATGATGATCGTGGTCCATGGTCTGCCAGCCTTTCCGTTTCTCGATTGAGCTTGCGGCTTCCACCTGCTGGAAGCTCAAGCTCTTTTCATGAATGGTCGTGAGCGCCTTCCCGGACCGGATTGCGCGCCAGGAATACCCGGACGAACAGAAACACCAGCGCCATGCCGACGATGCCGATCACGACGATCAGCGGGTCGGACTGCCACTTCATCGCGGCGAAGGCGGACAGCACCACGGCATCGAGGACGATGGCCGTCAGCAGCACCCAACCCTGAGCGCCGATTTCCCCGCGCAGATACCGGAACACACCGAAGTGGATGATGATGTCCATCACCAGATAGAAGAAGGCTCCGAGCGAGGCGATGCGGCTGAGGTCGAAGAAGACTGTCAGGAGGCCCGCGATCGCGACGGTATAGACGAGCGTGTGGTCCTTGACCGAGCCCGGCATCCCGAAATGGCTGTGGGGGATCATCTTCATGTCCGTCAGCATCGCCAGCATCCGCGAGACCGCGAAAACACTGGCGATCAGACCCGAGGCCGTGGCCACCAGCGCCAGCGCCAGCGTCAGGTAGAAGCCAGTCTGCCCGAGGGCGGGCTGGGCCGCTTCAGCCAGCGCATAGTCCTTCGCCGCCACGATGCGGTCGAGCGTCAGGCTGGAGCCGACGGCGAAGGCGACCAGCAGATAGACGACGACGCAGATGGCGATGGACAGGACGATGGCCCGGCCCACATTGCGGTGCGGGTTGGTGACCTCGGCGCCGCTGTTGGTGATGGTCGTGAACCCCTTGAAGGCGAGGATGGATAGCGCGAGCGACGCGACGAACCCGCTTGCGCTGGAATCTCCGGCAGTTGCCTCGATCGAGATGCCGCTCGCCCACAGTCCGGCCGCCCCAAACAGCGCGATGCCGCCTACCTTGAGAACGGCCATGACGATGGAGAACAGCCCGACCGACCGGTTGCCCGATACGTTCACGAGCCAGGCGAAGACGATCAGCCCGACGCCGAGGATCGGCACCAGAACGCTGTCCGGATCGCCGCCGAACGCCCGCAGCGTGTAGGTGCCGAAGGTACGCGCGACGAGGCTTTCGTTGATGACCATCGACAGCGCCATCAGAAGAGCGGCGCCCGCCGCGACCGTCGTCGGCCCGTATGCCTTCTTCAGGATCATCCCGATGCCGCCTGCAGAGGGATAGGCGTTCGACATCTTGATATAGGTATAGGCGCTGAAGGCGGTCACGATGGCGCCCACGACGAATGAGAGCGGGAAGAGCGGCCCGGCAAGCTCGGCGATCTGTCCGGTCAAGGCGAAAATGCCCGCGCCAATCATCACACCTGTTCCCATGGCCACCGCGCCAGGAAGGGTAATGCTGTTCCTCTCGTAATCGCTTTTCGTCATGGATTTTCCTTTTCCGGCCCTTTTCGCATCGCCACCCAGAGCAGCGGCAAGCCCGTCACAAGGCCGAGGCCGAGAACTGCCCAAGTCGCCCGGCCGAGGTCTCCGCTCACCGCTTCCCCTCCGAAATGGGCAAGCAGGAAGCTTGCCGGGACAATGCCGGCCAGTGTCGCGAGGGCGAACCGCCACGCGTGCAGACGGCTCAGCCCGGCCGCATAGCTGATCATGTCGAAGGATACGAAGGGCATCAGGCGGCTGGCAAAGACCGTCGCCGTCAACGCGGTCTGCGACCCGAGCAGGCCGGCATCGACACGATCACCGAATACGCGCCGCAAGACGTCGTGCCCCAGAACCCGCGCGAGGCCGAACGCGATGAGCGCGCCGAGTTCCGCGCCGATCACGATCTGCACCGTCCCCCATAGATGCCCGTAGGCCGCCCCGGCGGCCAACGCAATGGGCGCGCTCGGGATCGGGCTGGCGACGACCGCCAGGGTCATGAGCGCAACGACAAGGACCGGCCCCCAGAGACCCGCGCGCGCGACAAGCATCTCCAGGCGCTCGCCGTCCATCAGGCCGTGCAGATCGGCGAATACTGCAGGCGCGAACTGCCAGATACCGAGCATGGCGATCCCAAGGATCGCCATCGCCACGAGAATGATTGCGCGCAGGCCCATCTCAGACGGCCGCGACGGCCTTCGCCAGAAGGTCGCGCACCTCACCGGCGACCGCCGTCAGTTCGGCGTTGTCGACCGCCTGCATCGATGCCACCGGGTCGATGGCGCTGACCTCCACGCCGCCCTCGACTTCGCGCAGGATCACGTTGCAGGGCAGCATCGCGCCCACACGCGGCTCGATCCCGATGGCCTGATGCGCCATCTTCGGATTGCAGGCGCCGAGGATGCGATAGGCGGGCATCTCGACATCGAGCTTCTTCTTCATCGTCGCCTTGACATCGATCTCGGTCAGGACACCGAAGCCATGGTCCGCCAGCGCCTTGCGCGTGCGGGCGTCGACATCGTCGATACCGGTGTCCGGGATCATGCGATTGATCGTGTAAGCCATTGAGAAGTCCTTTCTCTTATTTTCGAAGATATTTGATCAGCGCCGCTATGGCCAAAACCACCAGCGCGAGGATCAGCAGGCCGAAGAGCCAGCCAAATCCCATTCCGAACCCCATTCCGGAGCCCATGTCGTTCCAGTTCATCATCTCATCCTCCTGATTTTCACCCGTAGGGTGTGCCTTTTGGCCGGCCCTCACGACAACATGGGGCAGGACAGCATAGGATCGGTACCGGCACGTCGGGGCGCCCTGTC comes from Stappia sp. 28M-7 and encodes:
- a CDS encoding EH signature domain-containing protein encodes the protein MLLRHGGRVGREPVVRITEVVDKLPDDIGALRAPKDYDALSRHLAALLRGGHALKPRQARDTAWCLWGTAEEIAADPAALEPFLQQMRELKNKSATRALVLSYLVSFHEDRPGLSAVAAALQDLASVAGAPFDDLAERLRLFDVAEGPAMLGEAAVAERRSPRALLEVQRVQMELVLAGGFVEASTRRALERVAGDARLSPAERLDFVGRISLRPQTQTLLYLEHKSLVANALLLPFEAERPEKEHRDRILNFLVSVQGIGDPRTRSGNWVNMPRAREIAISWLTEQALRQFLDVVEAVNPNENWPYRRRFWEGMHGNGVISAAWVVLDSQGTREARRRFGRNTSFAEFETGGTQAGHAVLMLRIGTGVCVEWSFNGQCRFWNDHSREGAPQLFKDRYDAEFLRTGKRYAPVLEVRHMPHTGPNAWQHKVAQHITRITGIRFSPKDYM
- a CDS encoding DEAD/DEAH box helicase, with translation MLVSASRRRLLGSREVPPAEWPAVAGTGHAAGRYLLALAESGEARFDENGVLLPHAAVAALPSSVAEAVGLPPLANLSVTLSFEGIMTDPAARIRTRWYDADTRWVRMEREGAVAKWGPRGGRLSQALFELSEAVDAYNATQGRDAEERIAAWAPVQAALRKTTGTELETGDDYLTSLTIYQAGAVALDVFETSYGLDFLPVVMAKDKVESGPDDGPDLPADEEAVASAQRDLVADALLPPDLQRRFARELFSGEARSHDAYVLDRGSYLVLEPDLKTALDVVRRKRAAPREERVAFLRNPRPALAAALGEDAEDRAGALLVETWQYSQRVLGLGLWTPPAMPWLKNQAGQWLPERFPLTVGKRTIEVDQSSFGELKTGLAEARAEGEEALDFQGEALRCADVEEAFVRVGLDAAGNEIAEAPGEEAGGDGGDQQQLGDTGTGEDPTESHRLVIYQNLEGQEFEISYQPREVSIPREFPALPLVRSRPKPHQVAGFDWLVESYRQGWPGVLLADDMGLGKTFQALAFLAWLKANRRALGTYAGARNRPALVVAPTALLRNWASEAELHLGPDALGRRVDAFGAGLRRLRTPRDASQAEESALDLVELRRADWILTTYETLANYHRAFARIGFSVAVFDEAQKIKSPGAINTQSAKAMNADFVLALTGTPIENRLADLWCIMDRVVPGYLGDLKGFVSTYEEGTPEDLKRLKARLDEPPTPERSPVLMRRMKAEILEGLPARSESRVIVQMPPAQAEAYEQALARARAGGGSQGEMLRAIHAFRGISLHPDGAANCDPLDPASVNDWLSRSARLRHAVEVLQHLVQAGEKALVFVEDLEVQKCFAAAIATRLGLSRQPAIINGQVAGEKRLEIVDRFQASESGFDLLVLSPKAAGIGLTITAANHVIHLSRWWNPAIEDQCNDRCYRIGQHRPVTVHIPLAVHPVLGEASFDVKLDALLERKRLLSREMLMPPVSDGDVEALFSQTIGGEAGQGSPASAR
- a CDS encoding 3'-5' exonuclease, whose translation is MPDAEAALFSAGGLDAAQLAFVNAPEPDIRLLAPAGSGKTLSLLHRCAELHRRRGGNASFLVVSFTRAARDELRSRLSDPVFAGAAAHADIVTLNGWGHRRLRALAAPPRLHVSEFDRSTLVKTLLAPAYAAVPALDKGMKDQPFKLPRLLANLLDLMKTLGFDHEDGSRRMADDRLDALDQLGLLPLLEDYIAKFDDLGILTDRRWESFLEIALPFFNAACIQQYATSSFTLEDQKYGAWLDQRRQLASGVLPDEETRITDIFVDEFQDINPLDLALILTVAELNRSAVTIVGDDDQAIFEWRGAAPDFILEPERHLGRKFRTCILERNYRSPRNIVQKSARLISHNTRRVDKVVHPVSQVDAETLMYRGETFLDSVENVLCEIRQFVGAEMPGARMALLSRKRAQLIPYQILLAREDIPFCAAEDLHLFLSGTFDRLLAALRTRTLAGFGIALPTIVEDVMGLCNSVQRYPLRKAEADAMARHLRAARPKSYEEAIDRLEIYDGTIRGKKDEGKTAQDFAIRLRKLIHAPNVRAAIEALSNLYAGFRQDHGRSAEDIFLADPPFAYLAEFSASYGDDFQGFVDDLEKAKDTLVRLPGSDAEDGTSEEWRKPVHLMTALRAKGREFDTVVMLDTVDGIWPLRSARTERALEGERRLFYVAMTRARRRLILTRSSRIGDAPTAPSPYLAEAGLP
- a CDS encoding heavy metal translocating P-type ATPase — protein: MDHDHHDAAPNILAGTETATDPVCGMTVTVSPDGRRAEFQSETFHFCSQKCQTKFKADPWFYASGRAAGQNKAVPANVQYTCPMHPEIVRDAPGSCPICGMALEPMVPSDEPSEELTDFTRRMWISVAAAVPLVILTMGELVALPVREWVGHQTASYLEFVLATPIILWAALPFFRRGWDSIVNRSPNMWTLISIGVAAAYLYSIVATFLPGMFPEQYRMGHGVGTYFEAAVVIVALVFVGQVLELRARERTGDAIRALLDLAPKTARRILPDGTEYDAPLENIMEGDRLRVRPGDAVPVDGIVIAGRSSLDESMLTGESMPMEKGPGDAVTGATINKNGSLVIEAGKVGSDTVLAQIVAMVSNARRSRAPIQGLADRVSAVFVPTVVAIAIVAFVAWLAVGPEPALVFAIASAVSVLIIACPCALGLATPISITTAAGRGAQAGVLIKDAEALERMAGVDTLIVDKTGTLTRGKPKLTDTIALGDLTETDLVSLAAALERGSEHPLAEAIVEGAEAQGAPRQEAADFDAITGKGVRGKVGERAVALGNAAMMRELGLDTGAAETRADALRAEGKTAMFIAVDDALVGIVAVADPIKDTTAQAIRELHAQGLQVIMATGDNERTAQAVAGKLGIDEVRAGILPEAKKDLIDQLRRDGHKIAMAGDGVNDAPALAAADVGIAMGTGADVAMESAGITLLGGDLMGIVRARKLARATLRNIKQNLFFAFAYNALGVPIAAGLLYPATGLLLSPMIAAAAMSLSSVSVIANALRLRRANL
- a CDS encoding APC family permease translates to MTKSDYERNSITLPGAVAMGTGVMIGAGIFALTGQIAELAGPLFPLSFVVGAIVTAFSAYTYIKMSNAYPSAGGIGMILKKAYGPTTVAAGAALLMALSMVINESLVARTFGTYTLRAFGGDPDSVLVPILGVGLIVFAWLVNVSGNRSVGLFSIVMAVLKVGGIALFGAAGLWASGISIEATAGDSSASGFVASLALSILAFKGFTTITNSGAEVTNPHRNVGRAIVLSIAICVVVYLLVAFAVGSSLTLDRIVAAKDYALAEAAQPALGQTGFYLTLALALVATASGLIASVFAVSRMLAMLTDMKMIPHSHFGMPGSVKDHTLVYTVAIAGLLTVFFDLSRIASLGAFFYLVMDIIIHFGVFRYLRGEIGAQGWVLLTAIVLDAVVLSAFAAMKWQSDPLIVVIGIVGMALVFLFVRVFLARNPVREGAHDHS
- a CDS encoding TVP38/TMEM64 family protein is translated as MAILGIAMLGIWQFAPAVFADLHGLMDGERLEMLVARAGLWGPVLVVALMTLAVVASPIPSAPIALAAGAAYGHLWGTVQIVIGAELGALIAFGLARVLGHDVLRRVFGDRVDAGLLGSQTALTATVFASRLMPFVSFDMISYAAGLSRLHAWRFALATLAGIVPASFLLAHFGGEAVSGDLGRATWAVLGLGLVTGLPLLWVAMRKGPEKENP